In a genomic window of Bacteroidota bacterium:
- a CDS encoding Rieske 2Fe-2S domain-containing protein, with the protein MDFATLIHPDIRQAETLPSSLYTDPRYYAHQRETVFARSWHWLADQAVVRVGGDVHPCLMLEGMLEEPVLLSRDADDKLHLLSNVCTHRGNLVVEHAGNLKQLMCRYHGRKWRLDGQFASMPEFKEAENFPTERDHLRALPLAHWGRFLFGALAPMAPLEALLQPVADRMYWLPWAAFQHSPEHSRDYLVKANWALYCDNYLEGFHIPFVHPALSQALDYGSYRTELYEYANLQLGIARGNELAFDLPAGHPDAGMRVAGYYFWIFPNLMLNFYPWGLSINIVKPLGVGYTRVSFLTYIWKEELMELGAGAGLDRVEREDEEVVECVQKGVQSRIYQRGRYSPSREACTHHFHRLLTLCMAS; encoded by the coding sequence ATGGATTTTGCCACTTTGATCCATCCGGACATCCGGCAGGCCGAAACCCTACCGAGCAGCCTGTATACCGACCCCCGATACTATGCCCATCAGCGCGAAACCGTGTTTGCCCGCAGCTGGCACTGGCTGGCAGACCAGGCGGTGGTAAGGGTTGGGGGCGACGTGCACCCCTGCCTCATGCTAGAGGGGATGCTGGAAGAGCCTGTGCTGCTGAGCCGAGACGCAGATGACAAGCTGCACCTGCTAAGCAACGTGTGTACCCACCGGGGAAACCTGGTAGTGGAGCACGCCGGAAACCTGAAACAGCTGATGTGCCGCTACCATGGGCGCAAGTGGCGACTGGACGGCCAGTTTGCCAGCATGCCCGAGTTTAAGGAAGCCGAGAATTTTCCCACAGAGCGAGACCACCTGCGGGCACTACCCCTGGCACATTGGGGCCGCTTCCTGTTCGGAGCCCTTGCGCCCATGGCCCCACTGGAGGCCCTGCTGCAGCCCGTGGCAGACCGCATGTACTGGCTACCCTGGGCAGCGTTTCAGCACAGCCCCGAGCACAGCCGGGATTACCTGGTAAAAGCCAACTGGGCCCTGTACTGCGACAACTATCTGGAGGGCTTCCACATACCCTTTGTACACCCGGCCCTAAGCCAGGCACTGGACTATGGCAGCTATCGTACCGAGTTGTACGAATACGCCAACCTGCAGCTGGGTATAGCTCGGGGGAACGAGCTGGCCTTTGACCTACCTGCGGGCCACCCCGATGCAGGTATGCGCGTGGCGGGCTACTATTTCTGGATCTTCCCCAACCTCATGCTCAATTTCTACCCATGGGGCCTCAGTATCAACATTGTGAAACCCCTGGGTGTGGGCTACACCCGGGTGAGCTTCCTTACCTATATCTGGAAAGAAGAGCTGATGGAGCTGGGAGCAGGAGCGGGGCTAGACCGGGTGGAGCGCGAGGACGAAGAGGTGGTGGAGTGTGTACAAAAAGGCGTACAGAGCCGCATCTATCAGCGGGGCCGCTACAGCCCAAGCCGCGAGGCCTGCACGCACCACTTCCACCGGCTGCTAACCCTGTGTATGGCGAGCTAG
- the recG gene encoding ATP-dependent DNA helicase RecG: protein MVQAYWQTDIMYLKGVGPKRAELLFAELGIRTYWDLLQHYPRRHVDRSQVRSIASLQEEGEAVSLIGHLEQLEIVQAGRKRLQATLADGSGRLQLSWFEGVRYLSQRYKLGDEVALFGKVSFYKGQPQLVHPEMEPLKDEEHGTLNTLKIVPIYPGTEKLKRAGLDSRGLRRLVYQLLLQAPDIPDPLPPLLVQGQQLSSRNEALRSLHFPPSPQALQLARDRLKFEELFLFEWVLAHRKQLREQQAQAVCFSEIGTYFNTYYTQHLPFELTGAQKRVLKEIRRDVGRPIQMNRLVQGDVGSGKTIVALMASLMALDNGYQVAVMAPTEILAEQHYRSFSQGLAPLGIRVGFLSGSVKAAERSVLLADLAAGHIQVLIGTHALIETGVRFRQLGLTVIDEQHKFGVEQRNQLWQKGAAPHVPHNLALTATPIPRTLAMTAYGDIEVSVIDELPPGRKPITTVLRNNQNRLRMLGFIHEQLAEGRQAYVVYPLVDESAKSDLLAAEQGYAFLQQYFKDYRVGLVHGRLPAGTKEEEMQKFKANRTQVLVSTTVIEVGVDVPNANLMVIENAERFGLSQLHQLRGRVGRGAAQSFCILMAGRWPLGKEARYRLNALCSTQDGFRIAELDLKQRGPGDFLGTRQSGLPTFRLADLTEDLPLLKQARKAAFDLQAQDPDLSQEAHQALASFLKTYIRQHQLDQLKF from the coding sequence GTGGTGCAGGCCTACTGGCAGACCGATATCATGTACCTGAAAGGAGTAGGCCCCAAGCGTGCCGAGCTCCTGTTTGCCGAGCTGGGCATCCGCACCTACTGGGACCTGCTACAGCACTACCCCCGCCGGCATGTAGACCGCAGCCAGGTACGCAGCATAGCTAGCCTGCAGGAGGAAGGCGAGGCTGTAAGCCTGATAGGCCACCTGGAGCAGCTGGAAATTGTGCAAGCAGGCCGAAAGCGGCTACAGGCCACCCTGGCAGATGGCAGCGGGCGGCTCCAGCTCTCGTGGTTCGAGGGAGTGCGCTACCTGAGCCAGCGGTACAAACTGGGAGACGAAGTAGCCCTATTTGGCAAGGTTTCCTTCTACAAGGGTCAGCCCCAGCTGGTGCACCCGGAGATGGAGCCGCTAAAGGATGAAGAACACGGCACGCTAAATACGCTGAAGATTGTGCCTATATACCCAGGCACAGAAAAGCTGAAGCGCGCGGGGCTGGACAGCCGGGGCCTGCGGCGGTTGGTGTATCAGCTGCTGCTGCAAGCGCCCGATATACCAGACCCCCTGCCACCCCTGCTGGTGCAGGGGCAGCAGCTGAGCAGCCGAAACGAGGCCCTGCGCAGCCTGCACTTCCCCCCCAGTCCGCAGGCCCTACAGCTGGCCCGGGATCGCCTCAAGTTTGAAGAGCTCTTCCTCTTCGAATGGGTACTGGCCCACCGCAAGCAGCTGCGAGAGCAGCAAGCACAGGCGGTGTGCTTCTCAGAAATTGGCACTTACTTCAACACCTATTACACCCAGCACTTACCCTTCGAACTAACCGGCGCACAAAAGCGGGTGCTGAAGGAAATACGACGGGATGTGGGGCGGCCTATCCAGATGAACCGCCTGGTGCAGGGGGATGTGGGCAGTGGCAAAACCATAGTAGCCCTAATGGCCAGCCTGATGGCGCTAGACAATGGCTATCAGGTAGCGGTAATGGCCCCCACCGAGATACTGGCCGAGCAGCACTACCGCAGCTTCTCCCAGGGGCTAGCCCCACTGGGCATTCGGGTGGGCTTCCTGAGCGGATCCGTAAAAGCAGCCGAGCGCAGCGTACTGCTGGCAGACCTGGCTGCGGGCCACATCCAGGTCCTTATTGGCACCCATGCGCTGATCGAGACCGGTGTGCGCTTCCGGCAGCTCGGCCTCACGGTCATAGACGAGCAGCACAAGTTTGGGGTAGAGCAGCGCAACCAGCTGTGGCAGAAGGGGGCGGCCCCGCATGTACCGCACAACCTGGCGCTAACAGCCACCCCCATCCCCCGTACCCTGGCCATGACAGCCTACGGAGACATAGAGGTGAGTGTGATAGATGAGCTCCCCCCAGGCCGAAAGCCCATTACCACCGTACTGAGGAACAACCAGAACCGGCTGCGGATGCTGGGCTTCATACACGAGCAGCTGGCCGAAGGCCGACAGGCCTATGTGGTATACCCCCTGGTGGATGAGAGTGCAAAAAGCGACCTGCTAGCCGCAGAGCAGGGCTATGCGTTTCTGCAGCAGTACTTCAAGGACTATCGCGTGGGCCTGGTGCACGGCAGGCTACCCGCCGGCACCAAGGAAGAAGAAATGCAAAAGTTCAAGGCCAATCGTACGCAGGTGCTGGTAAGCACCACCGTAATAGAAGTGGGGGTGGATGTACCCAATGCCAACCTGATGGTGATAGAGAATGCCGAGCGCTTTGGCCTCAGCCAGCTGCACCAGCTACGCGGACGCGTAGGGCGGGGTGCCGCACAGAGCTTCTGCATACTCATGGCAGGCAGGTGGCCGCTGGGCAAAGAGGCTCGCTATCGGCTAAACGCACTCTGTAGCACGCAGGACGGCTTTCGCATAGCCGAGCTGGACCTGAAGCAGCGAGGGCCCGGCGACTTCCTTGGCACCCGCCAGAGTGGCCTGCCCACCTTCAGGCTGGCGGACCTGACGGAGGACCTACCCCTACTCAAACAAGCACGAAAGGCGGCCTTTGACCTACAAGCCCAAGACCCGGACCTAAGCCAGGAGGCGCACCAGGCACTCGCCAGCTTCCTCAAAACCTACATCCGCCAGCACCAGCTGGACCAGCTAAAGTTCTGA